In a genomic window of Streptomyces katrae:
- a CDS encoding ABC transporter ATP-binding protein, which yields MTQTRHTVHTHTTHTTHTTHAVDAPHPHGHGPADTRSTQVQRLTAENVTLGYDQRVIAENLSVEIPDHSFTVIVGPNACGKSTLLRALSRMLRPTAGRVLLDGRAITSTPAKKVARTLGLLPQSSVAPDGITVADLVARGRYPHQGLLRQWSAQDERIVLESMASTGVAELADRAVDELSGGQRQRVWIAMALAQQTPLLLLDEPTTYLDIQHQLEVLDLCAQLHEEQGRTLVAVLHDLNQAARYATHLIALRDGVVVAEGPPAEVVTAGLVEEVFGVPCRVIDDPETGTPLVVPSARRARARTAA from the coding sequence ATGACGCAGACCAGGCACACCGTGCACACGCACACGACGCACACGACGCACACGACGCACGCGGTGGACGCGCCGCACCCCCACGGGCACGGCCCGGCCGACACGAGGAGTACGCAGGTGCAGAGGCTGACCGCGGAGAACGTCACCCTCGGATACGACCAGCGGGTCATCGCCGAGAACCTGTCGGTGGAGATCCCCGACCACTCGTTCACGGTCATCGTCGGCCCCAACGCCTGCGGCAAGTCCACGCTGCTGCGCGCCCTGTCGCGGATGCTCAGGCCCACCGCCGGACGGGTGCTGCTCGACGGGCGGGCGATCACCTCGACGCCCGCCAAGAAGGTGGCCCGGACCCTGGGGCTGCTCCCGCAGTCCTCGGTGGCGCCCGACGGGATCACCGTCGCCGACCTGGTCGCCCGCGGCCGCTACCCGCACCAGGGGCTGCTGCGGCAGTGGTCGGCGCAGGACGAGCGGATCGTCCTGGAGTCGATGGCCTCCACCGGGGTCGCCGAACTCGCCGACCGGGCCGTGGACGAGCTGTCGGGCGGGCAGCGCCAGCGGGTGTGGATCGCGATGGCGCTGGCCCAGCAGACGCCCCTGCTGCTCCTGGACGAGCCGACGACCTATCTGGACATCCAGCACCAGCTGGAGGTCCTCGACCTGTGCGCCCAGCTGCACGAGGAGCAGGGCCGGACCCTGGTGGCGGTGCTGCACGACCTCAACCAGGCGGCCCGCTACGCCACCCACCTGATCGCCCTGCGCGACGGGGTGGTCGTCGCCGAGGGGCCGCCGGCCGAGGTGGTCACGGCCGGCCTGGTGGAGGAGGTGTTCGGGGTGCCCTGCCGGGTCATCGACGACCCGGAGACCGGCACGCCGCTGGTGGTCCCGTCGGCCCGCAGGGCCCGTGCGAGGACGGCGGCCTAG
- a CDS encoding TlyA family RNA methyltransferase has translation MAGVARRRLDAELVRRSMARSREHAAQLIAAGRVTVGGTTATKPATQVETSAALVVLKDDSDPDYVSRGGHKLAGALAAFRPLGLAVEGRRALDAGASTGGFTDVLLRAGVAHVVAVDVGYGQLAWSLQSDERVTVKDRTNVRELTLDLIDGVPVDLVVGDLSFISIGLVLPALVRCTAPDADLVLMVKPQFEVGKDRLGSGGVVRSPELRAEAVREVAAQAWKLGLGVLGVTASPLPGPSGNVEYFLWLRAGAPALDPGDVDRAVAEGPQ, from the coding sequence GTGGCAGGAGTGGCACGCCGCCGCCTGGACGCCGAACTGGTACGCCGCAGCATGGCCCGCTCACGGGAGCACGCGGCCCAGCTGATCGCCGCGGGCCGGGTGACCGTGGGCGGCACGACCGCGACCAAGCCGGCCACCCAGGTCGAGACCAGCGCGGCCCTCGTCGTCCTCAAGGACGACAGCGACCCCGACTACGTCTCCCGGGGCGGCCACAAGCTGGCCGGAGCCCTCGCGGCCTTCCGGCCGCTGGGGCTGGCCGTCGAGGGCCGCCGGGCACTGGACGCGGGAGCCTCGACCGGGGGCTTCACCGACGTGCTGCTGCGCGCGGGCGTGGCCCACGTCGTCGCCGTGGACGTCGGCTACGGGCAGCTGGCCTGGTCGCTGCAGAGCGACGAGCGGGTGACCGTCAAGGACCGGACGAACGTGCGCGAGCTGACGCTCGACCTGATCGACGGGGTTCCGGTGGACCTGGTCGTCGGCGACCTGTCGTTCATCTCGATCGGTCTGGTGCTGCCCGCCCTCGTGCGGTGCACGGCACCGGACGCCGACCTGGTGCTGATGGTCAAGCCGCAGTTCGAGGTGGGCAAGGACCGGCTCGGCAGCGGCGGTGTGGTGCGCAGCCCCGAGCTGCGGGCCGAGGCCGTGCGGGAGGTGGCCGCCCAGGCGTGGAAGCTGGGGCTGGGCGTGCTGGGGGTCACCGCCAGTCCGCTGCCGGGGCCTTCGGGGAACGTCGAGTACTTTCTGTGGCTTCGGGCGGGGGCACCGGCACTCGACCCGGGGGATGTCGACCGTGCAGTGGCGGAGGGGCCTCAGTGA
- a CDS encoding APC family permease, producing MSRAGTTPPPTSPGAPGTPPVQRLKANSVGLVGVVFMAVATAAPITAMTGNLPIAVGFGNGTGAPAVYLFATLVLTVFAVGYVAMAKRITAAGAFYGYISHGLGRIAGMASGMLAVLAYVVFEASIVGVFSYFAKTTVHDQLGVDLPWIVYAAAMLAVTAVLAHFDINLTAKALGVMLVAEIAVLFAVATAVLVAGGGPDGIPLEPVNPKNAFTGTSAGLGLFFAFWSWVGFESTAMYGEESRDPKRVIPRATLVSVTGVGLFYIYVSWMTISGNGLAKSVELSASASPLDLFFAPAQHFIGAWAVDAFQWLLLTGSFACGMAFHQCAARYLYAIGREGFLHPALGRTHPRHGSPYLSSVVQTVIATGLVAGFWLTGQDPYLHLYTLLAILGTMAILIVQTLCSFAVIGYFRRNHPEDRHWFRTFTAPLLGGIGMTAVVVLLVLNMQTAAGAAAGSLFFKLIPWIVGAVFFGGLGLGLWLKRKAPERYEIIGRIVLEDAAERTDETAPPAPPAPTDPTAATV from the coding sequence ATGAGCAGAGCCGGCACCACGCCCCCGCCCACCTCCCCCGGGGCACCGGGAACACCACCGGTCCAGCGCCTCAAGGCCAACTCCGTGGGCCTGGTCGGCGTGGTCTTCATGGCCGTCGCCACCGCCGCGCCGATCACCGCGATGACCGGCAACCTCCCCATCGCCGTCGGCTTCGGCAACGGGACCGGCGCCCCCGCCGTCTACCTCTTCGCCACCCTCGTCCTGACCGTCTTCGCGGTCGGCTACGTCGCGATGGCCAAGCGGATCACCGCCGCCGGAGCCTTCTACGGCTACATCTCGCACGGCCTCGGCCGGATCGCCGGCATGGCCTCCGGCATGCTCGCCGTCCTCGCCTACGTCGTCTTCGAGGCCTCCATCGTCGGCGTCTTCTCCTACTTCGCCAAGACCACCGTCCACGACCAGCTCGGCGTCGACCTGCCCTGGATCGTCTACGCGGCCGCGATGCTCGCCGTCACCGCCGTCCTCGCCCACTTCGACATCAACCTCACCGCCAAGGCACTCGGCGTGATGCTGGTCGCGGAGATCGCCGTCCTCTTCGCGGTGGCCACCGCGGTCCTGGTCGCGGGGGGCGGCCCCGACGGGATCCCCCTCGAACCGGTCAACCCGAAGAACGCCTTCACCGGCACCTCCGCCGGGCTCGGCCTCTTCTTCGCCTTCTGGTCCTGGGTCGGCTTCGAGTCCACCGCCATGTACGGGGAGGAGTCCCGCGACCCCAAGCGGGTCATCCCCAGGGCCACCCTCGTCTCCGTCACCGGCGTCGGCCTCTTCTACATCTACGTCTCCTGGATGACCATCTCCGGCAACGGCCTGGCGAAGTCCGTCGAACTGTCCGCCTCCGCCAGCCCCCTGGACCTGTTCTTCGCCCCCGCCCAGCACTTCATCGGGGCCTGGGCCGTCGACGCCTTCCAGTGGCTGCTCCTCACCGGCTCCTTCGCCTGCGGGATGGCCTTCCACCAGTGCGCCGCCCGCTACCTCTACGCCATCGGCCGCGAGGGCTTCCTCCACCCCGCCCTCGGCCGCACCCACCCCCGGCACGGGTCCCCGTACCTGTCCTCCGTCGTGCAGACCGTCATCGCCACCGGTCTGGTCGCCGGGTTCTGGCTCACCGGCCAGGACCCGTACCTGCACCTGTACACCCTGCTCGCGATTCTCGGCACGATGGCCATCCTCATCGTGCAGACCCTGTGCTCCTTCGCCGTCATCGGCTACTTCCGCAGGAACCACCCCGAGGACCGGCACTGGTTCCGCACCTTCACCGCCCCGCTGCTCGGCGGGATCGGGATGACCGCCGTCGTGGTCCTGCTGGTCCTCAACATGCAGACCGCGGCCGGGGCCGCCGCCGGCTCCCTCTTCTTCAAGCTGATCCCCTGGATCGTCGGCGCGGTCTTCTTCGGCGGACTGGGCCTGGGCCTCTGGCTCAAGCGGAAGGCCCCCGAACGCTACGAGATCATCGGCCGGATCGTCCTGGAGGACGCCGCCGAGCGCACCGACGAGACCGCACCCCCCGCGCCGCCCGCCCCCACCGACCCGACCGCCGCGACCGTCTGA
- a CDS encoding SCP2 sterol-binding domain-containing protein: protein MATIQECRAALDRLSDNLAGADGDVRGAAALDRSLSCHITDLDVTFAGRLEGGRIRVDALTPGPPRGKAEIRLAMSGDDLLALVDGQLKFAKAWASGRVRLEAGFRDLLRLKSLL, encoded by the coding sequence ATGGCTACGATCCAGGAGTGCCGCGCGGCACTCGACCGACTCTCCGACAACCTCGCGGGGGCCGACGGCGACGTGCGCGGCGCGGCCGCCCTCGACCGCTCCCTGAGCTGCCACATCACCGACCTCGACGTGACCTTCGCCGGCCGCCTCGAGGGCGGCCGGATCCGGGTGGACGCCCTGACTCCCGGCCCGCCCCGCGGCAAGGCCGAGATCCGGCTCGCGATGTCGGGGGACGACCTGCTCGCCCTGGTCGACGGACAGCTGAAGTTCGCCAAGGCCTGGGCCTCGGGCCGGGTCCGCCTGGAGGCCGGCTTCCGCGACCTGCTGCGCCTCAAGAGCCTGCTCTAG
- a CDS encoding FecCD family ABC transporter permease, producing the protein MRRAARPRTLRGPAATSLRVEPRALLAGLLLVAAALALAVVLIGTGDFEIAPGDVVSTLLGNGTPADDFIVNDLRLPRVLVAILVGAALGMSGAVFQSVSRNPLGSPDLLGFGYGSAVGALVVITVFKGGATEVALGAVVGGVLTGAVVYLLAYKKGIHGYRLVLVGIGASAVLVAVIQYLIAKAQLVEATRAMVWLTGSLAGRDWAQVWPLLATCAVLFPLVLGQSRALRVIEMGDDAAHALGVPVERTRMLLMLAAVVLTTAAAAAAGPVSFVALAAPQLARRLTRSPGSNLLTGALVGAVLLLASDLASQRAFGADQLPVGVVTGLVGGVYLLWLLVMERKAGRV; encoded by the coding sequence ATCCGCAGGGCCGCCCGGCCGCGCACCCTGCGCGGCCCCGCCGCCACCTCGCTGCGCGTCGAGCCGCGCGCCCTGCTCGCCGGGCTGCTGCTGGTCGCCGCGGCGCTGGCGCTCGCCGTCGTCCTGATCGGCACCGGCGACTTCGAGATAGCGCCCGGGGACGTCGTGTCCACCCTGCTGGGCAACGGCACCCCGGCCGACGACTTCATCGTCAACGACCTGCGGCTGCCGAGGGTCCTCGTCGCGATCCTGGTCGGCGCGGCCCTCGGGATGTCCGGGGCGGTCTTCCAGTCCGTCTCGCGCAATCCGCTCGGCTCGCCCGACCTGCTCGGCTTCGGGTACGGCTCGGCGGTCGGCGCGCTCGTCGTCATCACGGTGTTCAAGGGCGGGGCCACCGAGGTTGCGCTGGGCGCGGTCGTCGGCGGTGTGCTCACCGGGGCCGTGGTGTACCTCCTCGCGTACAAGAAGGGGATCCACGGGTACCGGCTGGTGCTGGTCGGCATCGGTGCCTCGGCCGTCCTCGTCGCCGTCATCCAGTACCTGATCGCCAAGGCACAGCTGGTCGAGGCGACCCGGGCGATGGTCTGGCTGACCGGCTCGCTGGCCGGCCGGGACTGGGCGCAGGTGTGGCCGCTGCTGGCTACCTGCGCGGTGCTGTTCCCGCTGGTCCTCGGGCAGAGCCGGGCCCTGCGGGTGATCGAGATGGGCGACGACGCCGCCCACGCCCTGGGCGTGCCGGTGGAGCGGACCCGGATGCTGCTGATGCTGGCGGCGGTCGTGCTGACCACGGCGGCCGCCGCGGCGGCCGGGCCGGTCAGCTTCGTGGCGCTGGCCGCGCCGCAGCTGGCCCGGCGGCTGACCCGCTCGCCCGGGTCGAACCTGCTGACCGGCGCGCTGGTGGGCGCCGTCCTGCTGCTGGCCTCCGACCTGGCCTCGCAGCGGGCCTTCGGCGCGGACCAGCTGCCGGTGGGCGTCGTCACCGGCCTGGTCGGCGGTGTCTACCTGCTCTGGCTGCTCGTCATGGAGCGCAAGGCGGGACGGGTATGA
- the recN gene encoding DNA repair protein RecN, giving the protein MRIRSLGVIDDAVVELSPGFTAVTGETGAGKTMVVTSLGLLLGGRADPALVRIGAKAAVVEGRVVLRPDAAAAVRAEEAGAELDEGALLISRTVSAEGRSRAHVGGRSVPVGLLSELADDLVAVHGQTDQQGLLRPARQRQALDRYAGDAVAVPLEKYAGAYRRLRAVSAELDTITTRARERAQEADLLRFGLEEVAAVEPLPGEDAELAAEAERLGHAESLASAAQAAHAALAGDVEDPEGVDANTLVAGAHRALESVRSHDPVLGALADRIAELGILLGDVAGELAGYADDLDADPLRLAAVEERRAALTQLTRKYGDSVDAVLEWAQKGSARLLELDGDDERIEELTAERDALRAELSQLAQALTDARAEAAERFASAVTAELASLAMPHARVTIDIRQTEDPEGVEVGGRPVAYGPAGADEVELLLAPHPGAQPRPIAKGASGGELSRVMLAVEVVFAGTTPVPTYLFDEVDAGVGGKAAVEIGRRLAKLARTAQVVVVTHLPQVAAFADRQLLVEKTVDGSVTRSGVTVLEGEDRIRELSRMLAGQEDSQTARAHAEELLAAARADG; this is encoded by the coding sequence ATGCGGATACGGTCACTCGGGGTCATCGACGACGCGGTGGTCGAGCTGTCGCCCGGTTTCACCGCGGTGACCGGCGAGACCGGTGCGGGCAAGACGATGGTCGTCACCAGCCTCGGGCTGCTGCTCGGCGGCCGCGCCGACCCGGCCCTGGTACGGATCGGGGCCAAGGCCGCGGTGGTCGAGGGCCGCGTCGTGCTGCGCCCGGACGCGGCCGCCGCCGTGCGCGCCGAGGAGGCCGGGGCCGAGCTCGACGAGGGCGCCCTGCTGATCAGCCGGACCGTGTCCGCCGAGGGACGCTCGCGCGCCCACGTCGGCGGCCGCTCCGTCCCCGTCGGCCTGCTCTCCGAGCTCGCCGACGACCTGGTCGCCGTCCACGGCCAGACCGACCAGCAGGGCCTGCTGCGGCCCGCCCGCCAGCGCCAGGCCCTCGACCGGTACGCCGGCGACGCCGTGGCCGTCCCCCTGGAGAAGTACGCCGGCGCGTACCGGCGGCTGCGCGCCGTCTCCGCCGAACTGGACACCATCACCACCCGCGCCCGCGAACGGGCGCAGGAGGCCGACCTGCTGCGCTTCGGCCTGGAGGAGGTCGCCGCCGTCGAGCCGCTGCCCGGCGAGGACGCCGAACTGGCGGCCGAGGCCGAACGGCTCGGGCACGCCGAGTCCCTGGCCTCCGCCGCGCAGGCCGCGCACGCGGCCCTCGCGGGCGACGTCGAGGACCCCGAGGGCGTCGACGCCAACACCCTCGTCGCCGGCGCGCACCGCGCGCTGGAGTCCGTACGCTCCCACGACCCGGTGCTCGGCGCCCTCGCCGACCGGATCGCGGAGCTGGGCATCCTGCTCGGCGACGTGGCCGGCGAGCTCGCCGGGTACGCCGACGACCTGGACGCCGACCCCCTGCGGCTGGCCGCCGTGGAGGAGCGGCGGGCGGCGCTGACCCAGCTGACCCGCAAGTACGGGGACTCCGTCGACGCCGTCCTCGAATGGGCCCAGAAGGGCTCCGCCCGGCTGCTGGAGCTCGACGGGGACGACGAGCGGATCGAGGAGCTGACCGCCGAACGGGACGCGCTGCGCGCCGAACTGTCGCAGCTGGCCCAGGCGCTCACCGACGCCCGCGCGGAGGCCGCCGAGCGGTTCGCCTCCGCCGTCACCGCCGAACTGGCCTCCCTGGCCATGCCGCACGCCCGCGTGACCATCGACATCCGCCAGACCGAGGACCCCGAGGGCGTCGAGGTCGGCGGCCGGCCGGTCGCGTACGGGCCCGCGGGCGCCGACGAGGTCGAGCTGCTGCTCGCCCCGCACCCCGGCGCCCAGCCCCGGCCGATCGCCAAGGGCGCCTCCGGCGGCGAGCTCTCCCGGGTCATGCTGGCCGTCGAGGTCGTCTTCGCCGGCACCACCCCCGTGCCCACGTACCTCTTCGACGAGGTCGACGCGGGCGTCGGCGGCAAGGCGGCCGTCGAGATCGGCCGGCGGCTGGCCAAGCTCGCCAGGACGGCCCAGGTCGTCGTCGTCACCCACCTGCCCCAGGTGGCGGCCTTCGCGGACCGGCAGCTGCTGGTCGAGAAGACCGTCGACGGATCGGTGACCCGCTCCGGGGTCACGGTCCTGGAGGGCGAGGACCGGATCCGCGAACTCTCCCGGATGCTGGCCGGCCAGGAGGACTCGCAGACGGCCCGCGCCCACGCCGAGGAACTGCTCGCGGCGGCACGGGCGGACGGCTGA
- a CDS encoding glycosyltransferase family 4 protein, producing the protein MSSTPASAPPPVLPYGRPPLRTVQVLGGAGAGSSAHVRSLATGLAARGVRVTVCAPVAAEGEYDFTGAGAEFTPDAASALRAACAGADVVHAHGVRAGMRAALALRGRGRRAPLVVTWHGSAPDAGPLGRFGRLLERHVARAAAVVLGSSSDQVDLARRRGARDARLAAVAVPAAPAQPDAGKTRAELGVVERPLVIAVGSLVARRGYSFLLDAARAWRDLEPAPLLLIAGEGPLRPELARRIASENLPVRLLGRRRDADRLLAAADVAVLPSRWEGRSLLAQEALRAGVALVATEVGGVPELVGDAAVLVPYGDSAALAGAVTALLDDPDRRAALAVAGRAQAATWPSEDDTVAQVLSVYDELMERRRP; encoded by the coding sequence GTGAGCAGTACCCCGGCTTCGGCACCGCCGCCCGTCCTGCCGTACGGGCGGCCCCCGCTGCGCACCGTGCAGGTCCTCGGCGGGGCGGGCGCGGGCAGCAGCGCGCACGTGCGCTCCCTCGCCACGGGGCTCGCGGCGCGCGGCGTACGGGTCACCGTGTGCGCCCCCGTCGCGGCCGAGGGGGAGTACGACTTCACCGGCGCCGGCGCGGAGTTCACCCCCGACGCGGCGAGCGCCCTGCGGGCCGCCTGCGCCGGGGCGGACGTGGTGCACGCCCACGGCGTCCGGGCCGGGATGCGGGCCGCCCTCGCCCTGCGGGGCCGCGGCCGCCGCGCCCCGCTCGTCGTCACCTGGCACGGCAGCGCACCGGACGCGGGCCCGCTGGGCCGCTTCGGCCGCCTGCTGGAACGTCACGTGGCCCGGGCCGCGGCGGTGGTCCTGGGCTCCTCCTCCGACCAGGTCGACCTCGCACGCCGCCGCGGCGCGCGCGACGCCCGCCTCGCCGCCGTCGCCGTCCCGGCCGCGCCGGCGCAGCCCGACGCGGGCAAGACCCGGGCGGAACTGGGCGTGGTGGAGCGCCCCCTGGTCATCGCCGTCGGCAGCCTGGTCGCCCGCCGCGGCTACTCGTTCCTGCTGGATGCGGCGCGGGCCTGGCGGGACCTGGAGCCGGCACCGCTGCTGCTGATCGCGGGTGAGGGCCCGCTGCGCCCCGAACTGGCCCGCCGGATCGCGTCGGAGAACCTCCCGGTGCGCCTCCTGGGCCGCCGCCGCGACGCCGACCGCCTGCTGGCGGCGGCCGACGTGGCCGTCCTCCCCAGCCGCTGGGAGGGCCGCTCCCTGCTGGCTCAGGAGGCCCTGCGGGCCGGGGTCGCCCTGGTGGCGACGGAGGTCGGAGGAGTCCCCGAACTCGTCGGCGACGCGGCGGTCCTGGTCCCGTACGGCGACTCGGCCGCCCTTGCGGGCGCGGTCACCGCCCTCCTGGACGACCCGGACCGCCGCGCGGCCCTCGCCGTCGCCGGCCGCGCCCAGGCCGCGACATGGCCGTCGGAGGACGACACGGTGGCCCAGGTCCTCTCGGTCTACGACGAACTGATGGAGCGCCGGCGTCCCTGA
- a CDS encoding NAD kinase, with protein sequence MTDSSSSASASAGEPDAPGAADAPGPAGPAGEPEGPRTVFLVAHTGRAAALRSAELVVLGLLKSGIGVRVLAHEARDMPLPSEVELVQECTPQALAGCELLIVLGGDGTLLRGAEFARGSGVPMLGVNLGRVGFLAEAERDDLDRVVDRVVRKAYEVEERMTLDVLVRNNGDVVHRDWALNEAAVQKVSAERMLEVVLEIDGRPVTGFGCDGIVCATPTGSTAYAFSAGGPVVWPEVEALLLVPISAHALFAKPLVTSPDSVLAVEVQTGTQHGVLWCDGRRTLELPAGARVEVRRGTVPVRLARLHHASFTDRLVAKFALPVSGWRGAPH encoded by the coding sequence GTGACAGATTCGTCGTCGTCAGCGTCAGCGTCAGCGGGCGAACCGGACGCACCGGGTGCAGCGGACGCACCGGGTCCGGCGGGTCCGGCGGGGGAGCCGGAGGGTCCGCGCACCGTCTTCCTGGTCGCCCACACGGGGCGGGCCGCGGCCCTGCGCAGTGCCGAGCTGGTGGTGCTGGGGCTGCTGAAGTCGGGGATCGGCGTGCGGGTGCTCGCGCACGAGGCGCGGGACATGCCGCTGCCGTCCGAGGTGGAGCTCGTCCAGGAGTGCACGCCGCAGGCGCTGGCCGGGTGCGAGCTGCTGATCGTGCTGGGCGGGGACGGGACCCTGCTGCGCGGGGCGGAGTTCGCGCGCGGGTCGGGGGTGCCGATGCTGGGCGTCAACCTGGGCCGCGTCGGCTTCCTCGCCGAGGCCGAGCGCGACGACCTCGACCGGGTGGTGGACCGGGTGGTGCGCAAGGCGTACGAGGTCGAGGAGCGGATGACCCTCGACGTCCTCGTCCGGAACAACGGTGACGTGGTCCACCGGGACTGGGCGCTGAACGAGGCCGCCGTCCAGAAGGTGTCCGCCGAGCGGATGCTGGAGGTGGTCCTGGAGATCGACGGGCGTCCGGTGACCGGCTTCGGGTGCGACGGCATCGTCTGCGCGACGCCGACCGGCTCGACGGCGTACGCCTTCTCCGCGGGCGGCCCGGTGGTGTGGCCGGAGGTGGAGGCGCTGCTGCTGGTGCCGATCAGCGCGCACGCGCTGTTCGCGAAGCCGCTGGTCACCTCGCCGGACTCGGTGCTGGCGGTGGAGGTGCAGACCGGGACGCAGCACGGGGTGCTGTGGTGCGACGGCCGGCGGACGCTGGAGCTGCCCGCCGGGGCCAGGGTGGAGGTCCGGCGCGGGACGGTGCCGGTGCGCCTCGCCCGGCTGCACCACGCGTCGTTCACGGACCGGCTCGTGGCGAAGTTCGCGCTGCCGGTGTCGGGTTGGCGCGGCGCACCGCACTGA
- a CDS encoding PucR family transcriptional regulator, with protein sequence MDNQGGITVQRALELPGLRSGLPEVVACADRLGRTVRWVHAGEVPNIASLLKGGELLLTTGLGLGTRPAEQRAFVRRLADRGIAALVVELGPRFTRLPATLVETARTAGLPLVQLHREVPFVAVTEEIHTEIVNHHYALLQRAEEVHRRCTEALLGGGGIPQVLRILADFTANPVFLETPDGQLLYAAGPVAGEAAADPLQVWEGLRGQRVAEPSANAVVVDVPGGGHGTGSVRARVVLVGVAAPLLPVHRMAAERTAGVLAVVLMQARQEEELAARGRGDFLTDLAEGRISAEDAPAQARVLGFRPGAGPLLPLVMRLSSELVPSGNWSVLARAVQEELSSVGVPVLLGVRPVEGRVPLLVSLRAESERTAVADRVAAALRAGVERAGLDRAGAPPVVVAGVSGSWAAASAGLRHAAETATAAHGLPARPWYDARRLDIDLLLWRLREHPDLAAFVDRAIGALRTHDATSRPPLLPTLETYLAHAGRKAETARELHLNRQTLYNRLARISELLGTDLDDPETVLSLSLALRARRHTTPS encoded by the coding sequence ATGGACAACCAGGGCGGGATCACCGTTCAGCGGGCGCTGGAGCTGCCGGGACTGCGCAGCGGGCTGCCGGAGGTGGTGGCCTGCGCCGACCGTCTCGGGCGGACCGTGCGCTGGGTGCACGCGGGCGAGGTGCCGAACATCGCGTCGCTGCTGAAGGGCGGCGAGCTGCTGCTGACCACCGGGCTGGGGCTGGGCACCCGGCCCGCCGAGCAGCGCGCGTTCGTACGGCGTCTCGCGGACCGGGGCATCGCCGCGCTGGTCGTCGAGCTCGGGCCGCGGTTCACCCGGCTGCCGGCGACCCTGGTGGAGACCGCGCGGACGGCCGGGCTGCCGCTGGTCCAGCTGCACCGGGAAGTCCCCTTCGTCGCCGTGACGGAGGAGATCCACACCGAGATCGTCAACCACCACTACGCACTCCTCCAGCGGGCCGAGGAGGTCCACCGGCGTTGCACGGAGGCCCTGTTGGGGGGTGGCGGGATCCCGCAGGTGCTGCGCATCCTGGCCGACTTCACGGCCAACCCGGTCTTCCTGGAGACCCCGGACGGCCAACTGCTGTACGCGGCCGGGCCGGTGGCCGGGGAGGCCGCGGCGGACCCGCTTCAGGTGTGGGAGGGGCTGCGGGGACAGCGCGTGGCCGAGCCGTCGGCGAACGCGGTGGTGGTGGACGTGCCGGGCGGCGGCCACGGCACGGGCTCGGTGCGGGCGCGGGTCGTGCTGGTGGGGGTGGCGGCGCCGCTGCTGCCGGTCCACCGGATGGCGGCCGAGCGGACGGCGGGGGTGCTGGCGGTGGTCCTGATGCAGGCCCGGCAGGAGGAGGAGCTCGCCGCACGCGGCCGGGGCGACTTCCTGACGGACCTGGCGGAGGGGCGGATCTCGGCGGAGGACGCCCCGGCGCAGGCCCGGGTCCTGGGCTTCCGTCCGGGGGCGGGACCGCTGCTGCCGCTGGTGATGCGGCTGTCCTCGGAGCTGGTCCCGTCCGGGAACTGGTCGGTGCTGGCCCGGGCGGTGCAGGAGGAGCTGTCCTCGGTCGGGGTGCCGGTGCTGCTGGGCGTCCGCCCGGTGGAGGGACGGGTACCGCTGCTGGTGTCGCTGCGGGCGGAGTCGGAGCGCACGGCCGTCGCCGACCGGGTCGCCGCCGCGCTGCGGGCCGGGGTGGAACGGGCCGGCCTGGACCGGGCCGGGGCCCCGCCGGTGGTGGTCGCCGGCGTCTCCGGCAGCTGGGCGGCGGCCTCGGCGGGCCTGCGCCACGCCGCGGAGACGGCCACCGCCGCCCACGGCCTGCCGGCCCGGCCCTGGTACGACGCCCGCCGCCTGGACATCGACCTGCTGCTGTGGCGGCTGCGGGAGCACCCCGACCTGGCGGCGTTCGTGGACCGGGCGATCGGGGCCCTGCGCACCCACGACGCCACGTCCCGGCCGCCGCTGCTGCCCACCCTGGAGACGTACCTGGCCCATGCGGGGCGCAAGGCGGAGACGGCACGGGAGCTGCACCTGAACCGGCAGACCCTGTACAACCGGCTGGCCCGCATCTCGGAGCTGCTGGGCACGGACCTCGACGACCCGGAAACGGTCCTGTCCCTGAGCCTGGCGCTGCGCGCCCGCAGGCACACCACACCGTCGTAA